One Scophthalmus maximus strain ysfricsl-2021 chromosome 1, ASM2237912v1, whole genome shotgun sequence genomic region harbors:
- the LOC118310643 gene encoding beta-1,3-galactosyltransferase 1-like translates to MPSKVSCLYLLTVVCWASALWYLSVSRPSTSFVGQLSIPIRKAPKADKNATFGNIRTRSLNPHDFGYLINEAKKCEAEPPFLVILISTTHKEFDARQAIRETWGDESTFPEVRVVTLFLLGRSTDAVLNQMVEQESQIFHDVVVEDFIDSYHNLTLKTLMGMRWVATFCSKAQYVLKTDSDIFVNMENLIYNLLKPTTKPRRRYFTGYVINGGPIRDMRSKWYMSRDLYPDSKYPPFCSGTGYVFSADVAELIYKTSLHTRLLHLEDVYVGVCLRKLGIHPFQNSGFNHWKMAYSLCRYRRVVTVHQISPEEMHRIWNDMTSKKHLKC, encoded by the coding sequence ATGCCTTCTAAGGTCTCCTGCTTATACTTGCTGACAGTGGTTTGTTGGGCCAGCGCTTTGTGGTACCTGAGTGTGTCCCGCCCTTCCACTTCCTTTGTGGGACAGCTGAGTATCCCCATACGCAAGGCGCCGAAGGCGGACAAGAATGCCACCTTCGGCAACATCCGCACGCGCTCGCTCAACCCGCACGACTTCGGCTACCTCATCAACGAGGCCAAGAAGTGCGAGGCGGAGCCTCCGTTCCTCGTCATCCTGATCAGCACCACCCACAAGGAGTTCGACGCGCGTCAGGCCATCAGGGAGACATGGGGCGACGAGAGCACGTTTCCAGAAGTGCGCGTGGTCACGCTCTTCCTGCTGGGCCGCAGCACCGACGCCGTTCTCAACCAGATGGTGGAGCAGGAGAGTCAGATCTTTCACGACGTGGTCGTGGAGGATTTTATCGACTCCTACCACAATCTGACGCTCAAGACGCTGATGGGCATGCGGTGGGTGGCCACCTTCTGCTCCAAGGCTCAGTATGTCCTCAAGACGGACAGTGACATCTTTGTCAACATGGAGAACCTCATCTACAACCTCCTGAAGCCCACCACCAAGCCCAGGAGGAGGTACTTCACCGGCTACGTCATCAACGGCGGGCCAATCAGAGACATGCGCAGCAAGTGGTACATGTCCAGGGACTTGTACCCAGATAGCAAGTACCCCCCCTTCTGCTCCGGCACTGGTTACGTCTTCTCGGCAGACGTGGCCGAGCTCATATACAAGACCTCGCTGCACACGAGGCTGCTGCATCTGGAGGATGTGTACGTCGGCGTGTGCCTCCGTAAGCTCGGCATCCACCCCTTCCAGAACAGCGGCTTCAACCACTGGAAGATGGCCTACAGCCTCTGCCGCTACCGCCGCGTGGTCACCGTGCACCAGATCTCCCCCGAGGAGATGCACCGCATCTGGAACGACATGACCAGCAAGAAGCACCTGAAGTGTTAG